The nucleotide window GTAGCTCCAACTTCTTCAAGTTTTGATTTAAGCTCTTCTGCTTCATCCTTGCTAATCCCCTCTTTAATAAGAACAGGAGTGGATTCAACAAGTGTTTTAGCTTCAATAAGCTGTCCCTCCCATTAATCCCATCCGCCTTAGATTACTTGCACTTACCATAGTCCAAGCATAATATAGATCCCATGCTATTATTACTTCTACGCACCTTCATTTCAGCGCTGAGGTCTCATCCTGCGTTATTTCCAGGGAATCGCTAAGTCCAATAGTAACAGCGCGGACGACATTTTCAGGAGGGACAGGTGTCTAGAGAACCAGGGGAAGTCCAGCTATGCTTGATATTATCAGGATTTCAATATTAGCCGACCCAGGAGTCGACTCCTCCTTTTTTCGGTGAAAACTTACACCACCCTGATGAGTTATCACCTCTCAGAGCATTCTGGAAGGAGATTTCGAACCGGTTGTCCCTCCTATTTATTCCCCCCGCTTACAATACTTGCACTTACTCAATTGTGAGGAAAATCCTATTAGAAAGGTGTTTTAATATTGTCGGAACACAGCCTGATATCTGACCAGCTCACCAGCTTGGGGTCCCCCCGGCGCTCGATAGGGTCGGATCACCAATTTCCTAGTTCCATTGGTCATCGATTTTCGCTGGGATGGAATTTTATTGAATTATTTTAGAGGAACTGACCTATCTGTGTCTTGAATTGATTTAATAGCTCCCCATGATGAAGATTCACTCGCTATTACATCTAGTTCAGCTTCGATTTGGAAATCAAAATAGCGATAATCCGTTGTTTCTCGTGCATATACTACTATAAGATTCAATTCTCCAGGAATGAAATGCTCATTTGTACTACGAGAATAATCATATATTGCGCAATCATCTGGGCCTGATGTTAGAGAACTTCCCAATCCTTCTTCGTTTATGTAACTTAAGGCAACGTAAGTACGTTTGGCTCTGACTGTAATCTCAGTCGTTTCAATTGGCACATGTACCCAAACTCTAATTACAATACCTGTATTGGGGAGAGCCCATTGTGTTTCCGGTGCTTCGAGGCATTCTGGTGTGGTATTACCAAAAGAAGAATTACCTATCTCCCAATTTGAATCATCATATTCAAGAGTTAGTATCTCAGGATGAGTATTGTATGGATAAAGTTCCTCATACATTCTGTATTTAATACTATCTGCTCCCCATGGTTTTAATATTGCTAAAAATGTACTCTGTGCATAAACCAACTCTGAGAGACAAATAATGCCAATAATAATGCAAAACAGTGCATTGATTAACAATCGTTTAGCAACAAGCATCTTAATACTCCTGTCTCTTTTAGATAGATCCCCGAGTTGAAAATGAAAATAACAGAAACTGTCAGTCTTTGTCAATGTTGCCTCCTCCCTGCAACTAATCCACCCATTCTGCGATAAATCTGAATCACCCATTGCCCCCACATCTCCCCCACGATC belongs to Candidatus Latescibacterota bacterium and includes:
- a CDS encoding ribosomal protein L7/L12, whose product is MEAKTLVESTPVLIKEGISKDEAEELKSKLEEVGATVELK